The following are encoded together in the Humulus lupulus chromosome 5, drHumLupu1.1, whole genome shotgun sequence genome:
- the LOC133777894 gene encoding protein EXPORTIN 1A-like isoform X2: MKGMILKHDWPARWQSFIPDLVSAAKTSETICENCMAILKLLSEEVFDFSRGEVTQSKIKELKQSLNSEFQLIHELCLYVLSASQRTELILATLSTLHAFLSWIPLGYIFESPLLETLLNFFPMPSYRNLTLQCLTEVAALNFGDFYNAQYVKMYTIFMKLLQVGPK; the protein is encoded by the exons ATGAAAGGCATg ATTTTGAAGCATGATTGGCCAGCAAGATGGCAAAGCTTTATTCCTGATCTTGTTTCAGCTGCTAAAACTAGTGAAACAATTTGTGAGAATTGCATGGCTATATTGaag CTTCTAAGTGAAGAGGTGTTTGATTTCTCAAGAGGAGAGGTGACTCAAAGTAAGATAAAGGAGCTTAAACAATCATTGAACAG TGAATTTCAACTCATTCATGAGCTATGCTTATATGTACTATCAGCCTCTCAAAGAACTGAGCTTATACTTGCAACACTCTCCACATTGCACGCATTTCTCTCATGGATTCCCCTGGGATATATATTTGAGTCTCCATTG CTTGAAACGCTGCTGAATTTTTTCCCCATGCCATCGTATCGGAATCTCACTCTTCAGTGTTTGACAGAG GTTGCAGCACTTAATTTTGGAGATTTCTACAATGCCCAGTATGTTAAGATGTACACCATATTCATGAAACTGTTACAGGTAGGTCCGAAATGA
- the LOC133777894 gene encoding protein EXPORTIN 1A-like isoform X1, with protein MFNVQILKHDWPARWQSFIPDLVSAAKTSETICENCMAILKLLSEEVFDFSRGEVTQSKIKELKQSLNSEFQLIHELCLYVLSASQRTELILATLSTLHAFLSWIPLGYIFESPLLETLLNFFPMPSYRNLTLQCLTEVAALNFGDFYNAQYVKMYTIFMKLLQVGPK; from the exons ATGTTTAATGTACAGATTTTGAAGCATGATTGGCCAGCAAGATGGCAAAGCTTTATTCCTGATCTTGTTTCAGCTGCTAAAACTAGTGAAACAATTTGTGAGAATTGCATGGCTATATTGaag CTTCTAAGTGAAGAGGTGTTTGATTTCTCAAGAGGAGAGGTGACTCAAAGTAAGATAAAGGAGCTTAAACAATCATTGAACAG TGAATTTCAACTCATTCATGAGCTATGCTTATATGTACTATCAGCCTCTCAAAGAACTGAGCTTATACTTGCAACACTCTCCACATTGCACGCATTTCTCTCATGGATTCCCCTGGGATATATATTTGAGTCTCCATTG CTTGAAACGCTGCTGAATTTTTTCCCCATGCCATCGTATCGGAATCTCACTCTTCAGTGTTTGACAGAG GTTGCAGCACTTAATTTTGGAGATTTCTACAATGCCCAGTATGTTAAGATGTACACCATATTCATGAAACTGTTACAGGTAGGTCCGAAATGA
- the LOC133777895 gene encoding protein EXPORTIN 1A-like, which translates to MGVEYLTKISYVDDTEVFKVCLDFWNSFVLELFEAHHNLDNPAITENMMGLQMPLLPGMVDGLGSQLMQRRQLYAEPMSKLRMLMISRMAKPEEVLIVENENGNIVRETMKDNDVLVQYKIMRETLIFRELRMATNNFSSKYLVG; encoded by the exons ATGGGTGTTGAATATCTTACCAAAATTTCATATGTGGATGACACAGAAGTTTTCAAG GTTTGCTTAGACTTTTGGAATTCGTTTGTGTTGGAACTATTTGAGGCACACCACAATTTGGATAATCCTGCTATAACGGAAAACATGATGGGGCTGCAG ATGCCTTTGCTACCTGGTATGGTTGATGGCCTTGGATCACAACTGATGCAGCGGCGACAATTATATGCTGAGCCAATGTCAAAGTTAAGAATGCTTATGATTTCTCGTATGGCCAAGCCAGAAGAGGTTCTCATAGTGGAAAATGAAAATGGCAATATTGTTCGTGAAACCATGAAGGACAATGATGTTCTCGTGCAATATAAG ATCATGAGGGAGACTTTGATATTTAGAGAGCTTCGgatggcaacaaacaacttcagcagcaagtacttggttggatga